TCTATTAAAGTTTTGATTGTTTGGTTTATTTTACATTTAACATCAATGAGTTTTGCATTGGTTGTTTGTCGAGGACATTGATGGTCCGATATTACATTTTCGTTATTTTTTGGGATAATTGCTTTAGTACTTGTTGAACTCTCAATTAACCAAATTTTTAGGAGAAAAACAAAATAACTATCTTTGAACAAAAATTACATTTTTCTAGTATAATATAGAAATAAGATTAATAAATCTCAGCAAGCCGAAAGGCTTGCTTTCTTATTGCTCTTATGAAAGGAGAATTTAATGAGTAAATTCATAAGTATCAAAACCAAAATTATTGAAATGGCAAATGAAATTTTACAAAAAAATAATTTATGTGTTTATGATGTTTTAGAAATTAAAAATTCTGAATTTGAAAGCGATGTTTTACAAATTTTAGTTGAAGATTTAAATCAACCAAATAAACCTTTAGATTTTGACATTTTATCAACAGTAACTGATCATTTATCAGAAATGATGGATTCATTTAATGAACTTAGCGATCCTTATATGTTAGAGATAGCATCTGCTGGAATAGAAAAAAATATTCGTAACTTTGAAGAATTAAAAAAAGCTTTAAACCAATACATTAATGTTGTTTTTAAAAAGCCTATTAATGGCCTACAAGAAACTAACGGAACCTTAGTTTCTATTGATGGTGAAGAATTTACAATTGAATACTTCATTAAAGGGCAAAAAAAGAAAAGTAAAATCACATGAAAAGATATATCTAAAATTAGATATGCAGTTAAATTTTAGGAGGTACCATGATTAACGGTGCAGAATTATTAGAAGCAATTAGTGAAATTGCTTCAGAGAAAAAAATCGATAAAGAAGTAATTTTTAATGGAATTAAAGAAGGTTTTCAAAAAGCTCATGAAAGATTTTTTGATACTGAAGCAAAGGTTCAAACAGTAATCGATGAACAAGCAGGAACAATTAAAATGTTCCAAGAATTAGTTGTAACAGATCAAGAAGTTGAAGATGATTGATTAGAAATATCTTTGGTTGATGCACAAAAAGAATTTGGTAAATCAATCGAAGTTGGAGATACAGTTAAAAGAGAACTACCTTTTAATGATGAATTTTCACGTTTAGCAGTTTACCAAGTACGTCAAATTATTCAACAAAAAATTAGAGGAGCAGAACGTGAAAATGTTTATGCTAAATTTGTTGCTAAAACTGGAGAGATTTTATCTGGAAAAGTAACGGGAATGAACGAACAAGGAACTTCTTATTTAATTGATGTTGAAGGAACACAAGCTTCGATTTGAAATCAAAAAATTATTCCAGGAGAAAAATTTGATATTAATCAATTTGTTTCTTTTTATGTTGAAGAAGTATCTAAAGATGCTAAATTTTCACAATTATCAATTTCAAGAGTTGCGCCTAATTTTTTAAGCAAATTAGTAGAAGAACAAGTTCCTGAAATCGCTGATGGAATTGTGGAAATTAAAGCTGTTTCTCGTGAACCTGGTAAACGTGCTAAAATTGCTGTTTATTCTCACGATCAAAATGTTGAACCGGTTGGAGCTGTTGTGGGAAGCAATGGTTCAAGAATTAAAGCAGTAACAAAAGAATTAAAAGGAGAACAAATCGATGTTATTAAATATGACACTGATTTTAAACAATTTTTAATTAATGCAATGGCTCCAGTTAGAGTTATTTCGGTTAACATTGACGAAGAAAATAATGAATGTGATGTAATTGTTCCTAATGAACAATTATCATTAGCAATTGGAAAATCAGGAATGGCTGCAAGATTAGTTGTTAATCTTGTAAAAATGAGAATTAATATTTATTCGCTTGAAAATGCTAAAATAGATGATTTAGAAATTTTATGAAACGGAAACATTTCAGAAAGCGAACTAAACGATCCAATGTTCTTGGAGAATGTTTCAAAACGTAAAGCTAAAAAACCATTTGTTCCTAATCAAAATCGTTCAGTTCGCCGAGACAATCATTTTGAAATCGACAATGAAGCATTAGAAAAATTTCAAGAAGAAATTAGAGCTAAACAAGCAGCTAATGCAATTAATGTTAATGACTCTGATATGCTTGAAATTGAAGAAGAAAATGACAAAGAAATTGTTGATTTGGCAGAAATCAATGCTAACATTGAAGCTTTTGATGAGTTAGAAGAAGAATCACAAACTGAAGAAGATGAAGAAATCATCGATGAATACGATGAATATTACGAAAAATAAAAAAACAAATTTTCGTAAGGATATTTCTTCTAACCAAATGTTTATTAAAAATGAATTAATTCGTATTGTTAAAAATAAAGCAAATGAAATTTTTATTGACAAAACTTTTAAAGCAGCAGGTCATGGGGTTTATATTTTCCCTTCTATTAATGCTTTTGAAATAGTCAAAAAACGCAATTTATTATCACGTTCATTTAAAAAAAATGTTAGTGAAGAAATTTACAATTCTTTATTACTAGAAATAAAAGAGCATAATAAAAATGGATAAGAAAAAATTAACTAATGCAATTGGTTTGGCCTTTAATAGCACAAAAATAATTAGTGGTGAAAAATTGTTTGATTTTATCAAATCGAACAAAGTTTCATTAGTGATTGTTGGCTCAAATATGGGACCAAGTCAAAAGAAAAAAATAACTGATAAATGCAAATTTTATAATATTGAATATTTTGATGACTTATTAACTGTTGAAGAAATTGCCCAAGCTTGTGGTCAAAAATTAAAAGTCGCAATTGGTACTGAAGATATCAATATAATTAAACTTATTAAATCTGCTTTATAAAACTTTCTGAAAGGAGTTATTTGTAT
The sequence above is drawn from the Williamsoniiplasma somnilux genome and encodes:
- a CDS encoding ribosome assembly cofactor RimP; this encodes MSKFISIKTKIIEMANEILQKNNLCVYDVLEIKNSEFESDVLQILVEDLNQPNKPLDFDILSTVTDHLSEMMDSFNELSDPYMLEIASAGIEKNIRNFEELKKALNQYINVVFKKPINGLQETNGTLVSIDGEEFTIEYFIKGQKKKSKITWKDISKIRYAVKF
- the nusA gene encoding transcription termination factor NusA is translated as MINGAELLEAISEIASEKKIDKEVIFNGIKEGFQKAHERFFDTEAKVQTVIDEQAGTIKMFQELVVTDQEVEDDWLEISLVDAQKEFGKSIEVGDTVKRELPFNDEFSRLAVYQVRQIIQQKIRGAERENVYAKFVAKTGEILSGKVTGMNEQGTSYLIDVEGTQASIWNQKIIPGEKFDINQFVSFYVEEVSKDAKFSQLSISRVAPNFLSKLVEEQVPEIADGIVEIKAVSREPGKRAKIAVYSHDQNVEPVGAVVGSNGSRIKAVTKELKGEQIDVIKYDTDFKQFLINAMAPVRVISVNIDEENNECDVIVPNEQLSLAIGKSGMAARLVVNLVKMRINIYSLENAKIDDLEILWNGNISESELNDPMFLENVSKRKAKKPFVPNQNRSVRRDNHFEIDNEALEKFQEEIRAKQAANAINVNDSDMLEIEEENDKEIVDLAEINANIEAFDELEEESQTEEDEEIIDEYDEYYEK
- the rnpM gene encoding RNase P modulator RnpM, which translates into the protein MNTMNITKNKKTNFRKDISSNQMFIKNELIRIVKNKANEIFIDKTFKAAGHGVYIFPSINAFEIVKKRNLLSRSFKKNVSEEIYNSLLLEIKEHNKNG
- a CDS encoding L7Ae/L30e/S12e/Gadd45 family ribosomal protein, whose translation is MDKKKLTNAIGLAFNSTKIISGEKLFDFIKSNKVSLVIVGSNMGPSQKKKITDKCKFYNIEYFDDLLTVEEIAQACGQKLKVAIGTEDINIIKLIKSAL